The Rhodococcus rhodochrous DNA window GCGCACCTGTGTGATCCAGCTTACGGTGCACGGGTTGTCGGGCGGAGCGGGCACGGGACGCACCGGACCGATGGGGAGGTCGGCACCTATCCGACAGGGTAGGTCACGGGCGTCGATCAGCGCTCGGCGCCGACTCCGTCACTGCCCGCCGGTGTCGCCCATCACGGCGCCCTCGCGGCGGGGGTCGGCGCCACCGACCCATCCCTCCCCCTGACGCAGCAGCGCGCTCAGTCCACTGGACTGCGGGGCGACGGACACCTCGTGGCCCATGTCGCGGAGCTGCTGCACGAGTGGATCGTTCGCTCCGTCGTCGGCACCGTCGATCGCTGGATGTTCGCCGCCGACCCCGGTGACGGGGGTGTTCGCGGCGCCGAACGACACGGCCGAGACGGCCTGCTGCGGGTCGAGTCCCCAGTCGAGGGTGTTCACGAGTGTCTTGACGACGAACTGGATGATCACCGAGCCGCCCGGCGACCCGACCACCATCCGGATGTCGCCGCGACCGCCGTCGGGGGTGCGATCGAAGACGAGCGTCGGGGCCATCGAGCTGCGCGGCCGCTTGCCGGGTTCGACGCGGTTGGCGACGGGCAGTCCGTCTTCGTCGACCGGTTCGGCCGAGAAGTCGGTGAGCTGGTTGTTGAGGAGGAAGCCGTCGGTCATGTGGAACGAGCCGAAGGCCGACTCGATGGTGGTCGTCATGGATGCGACGTTGCCGTAGCTGTCCGCGACCGAGATGTGGCTGGTGCCGTGCTCGGGGCTCTGCGGCGGCATGCCGAGCGGGACCGGACCGAAGTCGCCGGGCTGCGCCTTGCCCATGCTCTTGCCGGGGTCGATCAGCCCTGCGCGTTCGGACAGGTAGTCCGGGTTCACCAGGGTCTCCAGCGAGCCACCCGGCAGGGGCACGAAATCGGCATCGGCGACGTACTTGTCGCGATCGGCGTAGGCGAGTCGTTCGGCCTCGGAGATCAGGTGCACCGCGTCCGCGTCGGGGACGCCACCGTCCGCGTCGACGTCGGACGGTGGCAGTGACGCGAGGTCGAAGTTCTCGAGGATGCCGAGCGTCGCCGCGACCGCCATGCCACCCGAGGACGGGTTGGGCATCCCGCAGATCTCGTACTCGCGGTAGGGCGTGCACAGCGGTTGCCGTTCCTTCGCCTCGTAGACGGCGAGATCCTCGAGGGTCATCGTTCCGGGTGTACGCCCGCCGGAATCGGTGCCGGTGGACTCGACGATGCCGGCCGCGATGTCACCGGTGTAGAAGGCGTCGGCGCCGTCGGTGGCGATCGCCGAGAGTGTCTTGGACATCGCCGGATTCGTGAGGATCTCACCTTCGGGCTTGGGCGAGCCGTCGGCCTGCAGGAAGTAGGCGCGGGCCTCGTCGTCGACGGCGAGCTGCTCGGCGGAATCGGCGATCGACTGTGCCAGACGGTCGCTGATCACGATGCCTTGATCGGCGAGATCGATGGCGGGGCGGAACAATTCGCCCCAGGCGGCACTCCCGTGCTCCGCGTGGACGGTTCCGAGCATCCGCACGACGCCGGGCACGCCGATCGAGCGGCCGCTCGCACGCGCGTCGGGGCGGGGTTCGGCGCGATCGGTGTCGCTGATCCAGCGCAGATAGTTCTCGGTCGCGGACATCGGTGCCGTCTCGCGGCCGTCGTATGCCTTCATCTCACCGGACTCGGCGTCGTAGTACACCAGGAACGCTCCGCCGCCGATACCCGACGACTGGGGTTCGACGAGACCGAGGACCATCTGGGCGGCGACGAGTGCGTCGGCCGCGGTCCCACCGTCGCGCAGGACCTCGCATGCCGCTTCGGTGGATGCGGGATTGGCCGTCGACACGGCGAAGGAGGAGGTGGTCACCGCGGTCATGCCGGCGCGGTAACCGGTCGCGATCTCGGGGTTCGTGGAGATGTCGCGATCCCCGGTCTCCGTCGCCGGCTGCGTATCGGTGATCGGGGTGCCGTTGGGTTCGGCGGTGCAGGTCGCGGCTGCCGCGGTCTCCTGCACGTCAACCGTACCGCCCGACTCCATATCGCCCGCTTCCGAATCGCCCGACGCGGACGTACACGCGCCGAGGAGGGTGATCGAGACGGCCGCGGCGAAGGCCGCGCGGACACCGGACCGGGCTCTCGAGGGCAGGACCATTCACCGACCGTAGCCGGGCGCGTGAGTGCCCGTCGGGAATTCGACCGCGATCGGTTCGCGTCCGCGCTCCGAACCCCTTGACACGGTCGTCGTCCGGGGAGCATCCTTTATTCAACCGGATGGTTGATAAACCGGAAGGTTCATAAACGGAGGCGATCGTGTACGACGACACGGACGACACCGCGCTCGACCTGGCGTTCACCGCCCTGGCCGATCCGGTCCGCCGCCGCATCGTCGCCCGGCTCAGCCGGGGCCCGGCCACGGTCACCGAACTCGCGGAACCCTTCGCGATCACCACACAGGCGATCTCGAAACACATTCGGGTGCTCGAACACGCAGGGCTCGTCACGCGCACGCGCGACGCCCAGCGCCGGCCCGTCCACTTGAACCCCGCACGGCTGGAGATGCTGACCTCCTGGATCGACCGCTACCGGCTGGTGAAGGAGCAGCAGTTCCGCGGTCTCGACGCCGTGCTGGCCCGGGAAGCGGCCCCCGATCGGCCACGGGGTGCGTAGCCCACCCCGATCCACACAGCGTGTGTAGCCCACCCCGATCCTTGGAGGACCATCATGAGCAGCAACGCAGTCACCCTCTCGATCCCGGAGGGCGTCCCCTTCATCGATTACGAGCGGGAGTTCGACTTTCCCGTCGAGGACGTCTTCCGCGCCCACAAGGACCCCGATCTCGTCGCACAGTGGCTCGGCCCGCGCGGCCTGGAGATGAAGATCGAGGAGTACGACCTCCGCACCGGCGGTTCGTACCGCTACGAACACTCCGACGACAGCGGCAGCTACCGCTTCGCGGGTGTCTTCCACACCGTCCGCGAGAACGAGCTCATCGTCCAGACCTTCGAATATCTCGGGTTCCCGGACGTGGTGAGCCTCGAGACGCTCACCTTCGTCGACCTCGGGAACGGCCGCTGCAGGCTGGTCGGCCATTCCGTGTACCCGAGCCAGGAGGCCCGCGACGGCATGGCGGAATCGGGTATGGAGACCGGCCTGACCGAGGGCTTCGAACGACTCGAGGAGCTGTTGGCCGGGTCCACGAAACGGTGAGCGCCGTTCACCGCAGGGCGTGGCCGAGTTCGGCGGCGCGCGCGAGCAGTTGCGCGCCGTCGCGGGCGACGACCACCTCGTCGCACAGTTCGGCGTAGTCGGGCATCGCGCAGGTCGCCTGTGTCCAGTACCGCTCGGGTTCGGGCGTGATCCACGCGAGGCGGTGCACGCGGCGACGGAGTTCCTCGAGCCGGTCGGTGCGCGGGGGCAGGCCGTTGCAGCGCCCGTCCCCCACGACCAGCACCGATGTCCGGCCGTCGATCGATCCGGAGTGCTCGGTGAGCAGTTCGTCGAACGTCCGGCCGTAGTCGCTGCTCGCTTCGAGATCGACTGCGGGATGGGCGAGTACGGCGGCCAGGGCACCGTCACCGCCGGCGGCGAGCAACTGTGTCGTCACGTCCACCGGACGATCGACGAAGGCGATCACCCGGCACCGGTGCGCCCGCCCGTGCATCGCCTGGGCGAGCCGGAGCGTGAACGCGGTGATCGGACGGACCGACAACGAGACGTCGGCGAGGACGAGCAGTCGCACCCGGTCGGGGCGGGGCGCGCGGACGACGAGCCGGAACGGCACCCCGTCGGTCCGCATCCCCGCTCGGGCGGTCCTGCGCATGTCGAGCCGTCCGCGGGTCCGCTCACGAGGATGGGGCCGGACCGGTCCGCGCATGCGGCGCAGCACCTCGTGGCACGCGAGTTCGATCTCGGCACGATCGATGCCGGCGGCGTCGTGCGATTCGGGTGCCTCGACGCCCTCGGCGCCCGGCACCGCGGCGGCGAGCGAAGCCACGAATGCCTCGACCGCGTCCACGAGTCGCGCGAGTTGTGAGGCGGAGAGAGGTTCGTCGAGGACCTCTCCCCCGTACGTGCGGTGCGGGTCGTAGGCGTCGAGCCACGCGAGGATCGACGCCGGGTCGTCCCACGACAGCGATCCGACGACCGCGGCCCCGGGTTCACCGGACAGATCACCCACCGTCGTGGTCGCCGCATTCTCGACGTCGATGGTGTAGGTGACGCCGCGACGGCCCGAGTCCGCACCCGTGTCCACCGACAGATCGGCGTCGGACGACGTCATCGACACATCGTCGTCGTCCTTGTGCGGGTTGAACCCCTTGCGGGCCTCCGGGGTGTCGAAGTGGTCGCCGACCTCGGCTGCGCGGTCGTTGTACTCGGCGTAGCGCGCGATGCTCGGGTCGTCGCCGATCTCGAGTGCCGCCGGTAGGGATTCGGCGAACTGCGCCCGGGCGGGGCCGCCGCCGCTCGCGGCGACGGCGGCGTCGACCGCACCGAACAACTCGTCGAAGGCGCGCTCGAAACCGGCCCGCTCGTGCGGGTACTTGACGCACACCGCCCGCAGGCACGAGCGCAGTGAATCCCGTTCACGGACGGGGACCAGGTCGAGCACCCGGCGCACCTCGATGCTCTCCGCCGGTGACGCCGCGACACCGTGGCGTCGCAGGAGCAGGCCGAACACCGCCGCTACCACGTCGAGCACGTAGCGGGGGCGACGCTCGTCGAGCGCGGTCACCCGTGTGACCCGGGATGCGTGCATCGCGGGGTCACCCCCGCAGTCCGCTGCCGGCGGCGTCGCGACCGCCACCACCGCGTCCCCGGAAGACGGCGGTCGTGGTGTTCGCCGGGCGTGATGCGACCGTCACGCGTTCACGCACCGGAACAGCTTCGGGCGCACTCGCTTCGGACGCGATCGGTTCGGACACCGCGGTTGCCGGTGCCGCACCGCCGAGCCGGGTCTTCGCGAGGTCGACGTCGCCGGTGTACTTGAGCAGCGTCGCCAACAGCACGTCGCGCATGCCGCCCAGCGAATCGGGGTCGTCGGCGTCGTGCCCCATCACCGTCGCCGCACGCGCGGCGTCGATGACCTCCGAGATCGAGGGCCTCTTGCGCAGCGGCAGGTCGCGCAGGCTCCGGGACAGGTCGACGATCTGGTGGGCCGTTCCGGGGCGCACGTCCGGCACCCGCGCGGTGACGATCTCGCGTTCACGCTCGGGTGTCGGGTATCCGACGTGGTAGTGCAGGCAGCGACGCTTGAGCGCGGGCGACAACTCGCGAGTGTCGTTGGAGGTCAGGATCACCCACGGTGTGGACCGGGCCGTGAACGTGCCGACCTCGGGGATCGTCACCTGCCGTTCGGCGAGCACCTCGAGCAACAGCGCCTCCATGGACTCCTCGGTGCGGTCCACCTCGTCGACGAGCAGGACCACCGGCTCCTCCGAGAGCACGGCCTCGAGCAGCGGACGGACCGACAGGAAGGTCTCCGAGTACAGCCCGAAGTCCTGCTGCGCGAGAAACGTCGACGCGTCCGCGAGGTCGGCGTGACCGGCGAGCAGTTCGCCGATGCGGTCGCGCAGCATCTGCACGTGCAGCAGCTGTTTGGCGTAGTCCCACTCGTAGAGGGCGCGGCTGTCGTCGAGCCCTTCGTAGCACTGCAGTCGAACCAGTTTCCGGTCGCCGACCGCGGCGAGTGCCTTGGCCAGTTCGGTCTTGCCGACCCCGGCGGGGCCTTCGAGCAGCAGGGGCCGCTCGAGTGCGGTGGCGAGGTGCACGACGGTCGCGAACTCGTCGTCGGCGATGTAGTCGTGCCGGCGCAGCGCATCCTTCAACTCGGCGCCCGAGGCGAACGGGGTCATCCGGGGTCTCCTTCTGTGGCGTGGTCGCAGCGGAGCAGGGCGCTCCCGGGGCGCAGGGGACGCCCCGGGAGCGCGGGTTCTCAGTAGGACCGGTTGATGCAGTGGTCGACGACCGGGATCATCGAGTCGACGGTGACCTCGCGGGGATTGCCCGGGGTGCACCAGTCGTCCTGGATGTGCTCGGAGATGGCGCGCACGGTCTTCTCGTCGCCGCGGATCGTGTCTCCGCGACCCGCGTACTTCTTGGTGTTCATCTGGTTCTTCTCGTACGAGTCGGTGCGCACCTGACCGAAGTTGTCGGGGATGCCGACGTCCTTCGCGAGACGGATCGCCGCTTCGACCGCCGCGTCGGCGGCCTGGACGGTGGTCATGTTGCGGGTGTCCACGCCCATCGCGGTGGCGATGCGGGCGTAGTGCTCGTAGCGGGAGGGCAGGTTGTACTCCCACACGCGCGGCAGGGCGATGGCGTTGTTGAGGCCGTGGTGGCTGTCGAAGAAGGCCGAGACGGCGTGCGAGATGGAGTGCACGATGCCGAGGCCGCCGGAGTTGAAGGCCTGCGCGGCGATGTACTGGGCGTTCATCATGCCTTCGCGGGCCTTGAGGTTGCGCGGCTCGAAGACCGCTTCACGCAGGTGCTTCGCGACGAGCTCGATCGAGTACAGGGCGTTGCCGAGCGACGGGGCGAAGTCAAGCCGGGAGACGTACGGCTCGGAGCCGTGGGCGAGGACGTCGAAGCCGCAGTAGGCGGTGAAGTGCTGGGGGCAGCTGTAGTAGAGCAGCGGGTCGTCGATCGCGAGGGTGACGATCGTGGCCTCGTCGAAGCCGACCCACTTGTGTGGGTGGTCCATGTCGGAGGTGTCGGTGATGACGTAGGCCCAGGACGTCTCGGAGCCGGTGCCGGCGGTCGTGGAGACGGCGATGTGCGGCGGATTCTCCTTGTTGGTGGACTTCGCGAAGCCCTCGAACTCGTTGATGTTGCGGCCGTCGTGGGCGATCACGACGCGGGCGCCCTTCGCGGCGTCGTGGCTCGATCCGCCACCGACGGAGATGATCGAGTCGCACTTCTCCTTCTGGTAGAGCGCCGCGGCCTCCATAACGTTGTAGTCCTTGGGGTTGGACTCGACCTTGTCGTAGAGGACGACCTCGACGCCCTGGTACTCGATCTTGCCGATGAGCTCCTCGATGATCCCCGATCCGCGCAGGCCGGTGGTCATCAGCAGGGCGCGTTTGAAGCCGAGGTTCTTCGCCTCGACGCCGAGGATGTCGTGGGCGCCGACACCCATCAGCGCGCGGGGGAAGGGATGGAATTCCTTGATCGGGAAGTCCCAGATCTGATTGAGCTCGATTGCCATGGTGTATCTCCTCGCAGAGGGGGTGGAGCGGATCGGGAGTGTGATGTGGACCTCATCCGCGATTCACCATCGACCAGAGCTGCGAGGCGTGAAAGACGTAGCGGCCGAAACCGTCCGGTCGCCGTGGGGGTCACCGTCCGTTCGGGTAGGGCACCTCCCGCTGACCGGGTGGGCGCCGCACCCGCCCGAGCAGTGCCGGTACCGTTTTCCTCATCCCATGCGCGCTGGTAACCTTAATTAGAACACGTTCTAGATTCGGTCGTGCGCGGCCATCTTTGCAGGAGAGGACGAGACCCACCCATGACGACTGTCGAGGTGCCCCACGGCTCACGCTCGGTGATCCTCACCGTGTCCGCCGTCGTCGAGGAGACCGCCGACACGCGGTCGATCGTGTTCGCCGTCCCGGACGAGCTGCGCGACAAATTCGCCTACCGGCCGGGCCAGTTCCTCACCCTGCGCATCCCGAGCGACCGGACGGGCTCCGTGGCCCGCTGCTACTCGCTCGCGAGCTCCCCGTTCACCGACGACGCCCCCAAGGTCACCGTCAAGCGCACCGCCGACGGTTACGGATCCAACTGGCTGTGCGACAACATCGCGGCCGGACAGACCATCGAGGTGCTGCCGCCCGCGGGTGTCTTCACCCCGAAGTCGCTCGACCACGACTTCCTGCTGTTCGGCGCCGGCAGCGGCATCACCCCGGTGATCTCGATCCTCAAGTCCGCGCTCACCCAGGGCGGCGGCAAGGTGGTGCTGGTCTACGCCAACCGCGACGAGAAGTCCGTCATCTTCGCCGAGGAGCTGCGGGCTCTCGCGGAGAAGTACCCGACGCGCCTGACCGTCGTGCACTGGCTCGAGTCCGTCCAGGGTCTGCCCACCGCCGACCAGCTCGCTGCGATCGCAACGCCCTACGAGTCGTACGAGGCGTTCATGTGCGGTCCCGGACCGTTCATGGACACGGTCCACCAGGCACTGAACATCGTGGGCATGCCCCGCGCCCGCGTGCACGCCGAGGTCTTCAACTCGCTGTCGGGCGACCCGTTCGCCGACCAGGCGCCGGTCGAGGTCAGTGACGAGGACGCCGCCGACGCCGCGACCGTCGAGGTCGAGCTCGACGGCGAGGTCCACAAGCTGTCGTGGCCGCGCAAGCAGACCCTCGTCGACATCATGCTCGCGAAGGGCATCGACGTGCCGTATTCGTGCCAGGAGGGCGAATGCGGATCGTGCGCGTGCACCGTGCTCGAGGGCAAGGTCGAGATGGAGAACTGCGACGTGCTCGACCCCGAGGACATCGAGGCGGGCTACATCCTCGGTTGCCAGGCGCGGCCGGTGACCGACCACCTCAAGATCGAGTTCTGATCCGGCGGACTCACGCCCCGCTGCTCACTCTCTCTGCGGAAGTGCCCGGCCCCTACGAACGTGCGGGGACGGGCACTTCCCGCATCCCGGCGGAGTCGGGTTTCGGCTTGCGCACGAGCACGCCGACCCCGGCCACGAGCGCCAGCACGGCGACGATCACGCCGTAGCCGACGGCGGTGGACATCAGGCCGAACGATCCGGCCGCCACCCCGGCGGCCATCGCGGGCACCGAGAACGCGAAGTAGCAGACGACGAAGGTCGTCGCGAAGATCCGGCCGCGCTCGTGGGGTCGGCCGAGGGAGCCGACCACGCCCATGGCCGCGACGAAGGTCGAACCCCAGCCGAAGCCGGCGACCGCGGTACCCGCGTAGTACACCGCGACCCATCCCGTGAGGAGCGCGGTGATCACCGCGGCCAGTCCCGTCGCGAGCAACACGGCCCCGAGGATCACGATGCGATGGGGGTCGCGGCGGGCCGTGGTGGTCGCCGCGACCGTTCCCGCCGTGAACAGCGTGCCGATCGCCAGACCCGCGGCGAGCCGGTTGTCGATGCCGAACACCGAGTCGACGATCGACGGCCCCAGCGACATGTACAGCCCGCCGAGCGCCCACGCCGACATCAGACTGGGCAGGATGAGCAGATAGCGGCCCCGGACCTCACGCGGCACCGACGCGCTCGGCACCAGGCTGCGCAGGGCGTCGCGTCGCGACGGGAAACCCACCGACGGCGACGTCTCCGGTACGAAGATCAGCGCGATCGCCAGCACGACGGCGAGAACGCCGACGACCGCATAACTCAGGACCGTCGGGAACGGCGCGAACTGTACGAGTACGCCGGCTCCCGCCGCACCGAGCGCGAGGCCGAGCGACGGCGCCGCGGTGTTGATCAGCGGACCGATGTGCCTGTTCGGCTGCATCTCGATCACGGCCGCCGCCAGCGCGCTCGTCGCCGCGCCCACCGCGAGACCCTGCAGGATCCGCGCGACGATCAGCCACCCCACCCCCGGGGAGGCGATGAAGACCATCATGCTCGCCGCGAGCAACAGCAGGGCCGTCACGATCACGGGTCTGCGCCCGACGTGGTCGGACAGCGACCCCACCGTCACGAGCGCCGCGAGCAGTGCGAGCACGTAGACCGCGAACACCACCGTGAGCATCGCCGCGGAGAATCCCCACATCTGCTGGTAGACGGGGTACAGCGGTGACGGTGCCGACGACGACGCGGTGAGGGTGAACGCTCCCAGGCCGACCACGGCGAAACCGAACGAGCGGATGCGGCCGCGGGGCTGTACGGGAGCAGTCATCGAACCTCCATAAGGTGATCGGCGTGTTCCACGCGGGAAACGAACGGCGTGTCCCACGCGGACACGAACGATGCGCCCCCGCGCGAATCGGTGAACACCCCTTCACCAACATACTTCGCTCGGCGAAGTATTCCTCCGGCCGCCCACAGGGCGCTCGGACACTCAGAGGGAGGTCGCGTCCTCGACGTCCTCGTCCCGCATGTCGCCGGGCGCCGCGAGCAGGGCGCGACCGGCCGCGAA harbors:
- a CDS encoding SRPBCC family protein, with protein sequence MSSNAVTLSIPEGVPFIDYEREFDFPVEDVFRAHKDPDLVAQWLGPRGLEMKIEEYDLRTGGSYRYEHSDDSGSYRFAGVFHTVRENELIVQTFEYLGFPDVVSLETLTFVDLGNGRCRLVGHSVYPSQEARDGMAESGMETGLTEGFERLEELLAGSTKR
- the madC gene encoding MadC family VWA domain-containing protein — protein: MHASRVTRVTALDERRPRYVLDVVAAVFGLLLRRHGVAASPAESIEVRRVLDLVPVRERDSLRSCLRAVCVKYPHERAGFERAFDELFGAVDAAVAASGGGPARAQFAESLPAALEIGDDPSIARYAEYNDRAAEVGDHFDTPEARKGFNPHKDDDDVSMTSSDADLSVDTGADSGRRGVTYTIDVENAATTTVGDLSGEPGAAVVGSLSWDDPASILAWLDAYDPHRTYGGEVLDEPLSASQLARLVDAVEAFVASLAAAVPGAEGVEAPESHDAAGIDRAEIELACHEVLRRMRGPVRPHPRERTRGRLDMRRTARAGMRTDGVPFRLVVRAPRPDRVRLLVLADVSLSVRPITAFTLRLAQAMHGRAHRCRVIAFVDRPVDVTTQLLAAGGDGALAAVLAHPAVDLEASSDYGRTFDELLTEHSGSIDGRTSVLVVGDGRCNGLPPRTDRLEELRRRVHRLAWITPEPERYWTQATCAMPDYAELCDEVVVARDGAQLLARAAELGHALR
- a CDS encoding ArsR/SmtB family transcription factor, giving the protein MYDDTDDTALDLAFTALADPVRRRIVARLSRGPATVTELAEPFAITTQAISKHIRVLEHAGLVTRTRDAQRRPVHLNPARLEMLTSWIDRYRLVKEQQFRGLDAVLAREAAPDRPRGA
- a CDS encoding MFS transporter, with amino-acid sequence MTAPVQPRGRIRSFGFAVVGLGAFTLTASSSAPSPLYPVYQQMWGFSAAMLTVVFAVYVLALLAALVTVGSLSDHVGRRPVIVTALLLLAASMMVFIASPGVGWLIVARILQGLAVGAATSALAAAVIEMQPNRHIGPLINTAAPSLGLALGAAGAGVLVQFAPFPTVLSYAVVGVLAVVLAIALIFVPETSPSVGFPSRRDALRSLVPSASVPREVRGRYLLILPSLMSAWALGGLYMSLGPSIVDSVFGIDNRLAAGLAIGTLFTAGTVAATTTARRDPHRIVILGAVLLATGLAAVITALLTGWVAVYYAGTAVAGFGWGSTFVAAMGVVGSLGRPHERGRIFATTFVVCYFAFSVPAMAAGVAAGSFGLMSTAVGYGVIVAVLALVAGVGVLVRKPKPDSAGMREVPVPARS
- a CDS encoding MadB family AAA-type ATPase, translating into MTPFASGAELKDALRRHDYIADDEFATVVHLATALERPLLLEGPAGVGKTELAKALAAVGDRKLVRLQCYEGLDDSRALYEWDYAKQLLHVQMLRDRIGELLAGHADLADASTFLAQQDFGLYSETFLSVRPLLEAVLSEEPVVLLVDEVDRTEESMEALLLEVLAERQVTIPEVGTFTARSTPWVILTSNDTRELSPALKRRCLHYHVGYPTPEREREIVTARVPDVRPGTAHQIVDLSRSLRDLPLRKRPSISEVIDAARAATVMGHDADDPDSLGGMRDVLLATLLKYTGDVDLAKTRLGGAAPATAVSEPIASEASAPEAVPVRERVTVASRPANTTTAVFRGRGGGGRDAAGSGLRG
- a CDS encoding ferredoxin--NADP reductase, whose translation is MTTVEVPHGSRSVILTVSAVVEETADTRSIVFAVPDELRDKFAYRPGQFLTLRIPSDRTGSVARCYSLASSPFTDDAPKVTVKRTADGYGSNWLCDNIAAGQTIEVLPPAGVFTPKSLDHDFLLFGAGSGITPVISILKSALTQGGGKVVLVYANRDEKSVIFAEELRALAEKYPTRLTVVHWLESVQGLPTADQLAAIATPYESYEAFMCGPGPFMDTVHQALNIVGMPRARVHAEVFNSLSGDPFADQAPVEVSDEDAADAATVEVELDGEVHKLSWPRKQTLVDIMLAKGIDVPYSCQEGECGSCACTVLEGKVEMENCDVLDPEDIEAGYILGCQARPVTDHLKIEF
- the mdo gene encoding NDMA-dependent methanol dehydrogenase (This methanol dehydrogenase is considered a nicotinoprotein, since its NADP cofactor remains is not dissociable, but instead remains permanently bound. A member of this family has been shown to act as a formaldehyde dismutase, able to convert two molecules of formaldehyde (plus one water molecule) into one of methanol and one of formate, with no net change in its redox state. More recently, it was shown in Mycobacterium smegmatis that this enzyme is critical to ethanol utilization, for which the biosynthesis of the cofactor-like electron carrier mycofactocin is also required.), producing the protein MAIELNQIWDFPIKEFHPFPRALMGVGAHDILGVEAKNLGFKRALLMTTGLRGSGIIEELIGKIEYQGVEVVLYDKVESNPKDYNVMEAAALYQKEKCDSIISVGGGSSHDAAKGARVVIAHDGRNINEFEGFAKSTNKENPPHIAVSTTAGTGSETSWAYVITDTSDMDHPHKWVGFDEATIVTLAIDDPLLYYSCPQHFTAYCGFDVLAHGSEPYVSRLDFAPSLGNALYSIELVAKHLREAVFEPRNLKAREGMMNAQYIAAQAFNSGGLGIVHSISHAVSAFFDSHHGLNNAIALPRVWEYNLPSRYEHYARIATAMGVDTRNMTTVQAADAAVEAAIRLAKDVGIPDNFGQVRTDSYEKNQMNTKKYAGRGDTIRGDEKTVRAISEHIQDDWCTPGNPREVTVDSMIPVVDHCINRSY
- the ggt gene encoding gamma-glutamyltransferase; the protein is MVLPSRARSGVRAAFAAAVSITLLGACTSASGDSEAGDMESGGTVDVQETAAAATCTAEPNGTPITDTQPATETGDRDISTNPEIATGYRAGMTAVTTSSFAVSTANPASTEAACEVLRDGGTAADALVAAQMVLGLVEPQSSGIGGGAFLVYYDAESGEMKAYDGRETAPMSATENYLRWISDTDRAEPRPDARASGRSIGVPGVVRMLGTVHAEHGSAAWGELFRPAIDLADQGIVISDRLAQSIADSAEQLAVDDEARAYFLQADGSPKPEGEILTNPAMSKTLSAIATDGADAFYTGDIAAGIVESTGTDSGGRTPGTMTLEDLAVYEAKERQPLCTPYREYEICGMPNPSSGGMAVAATLGILENFDLASLPPSDVDADGGVPDADAVHLISEAERLAYADRDKYVADADFVPLPGGSLETLVNPDYLSERAGLIDPGKSMGKAQPGDFGPVPLGMPPQSPEHGTSHISVADSYGNVASMTTTIESAFGSFHMTDGFLLNNQLTDFSAEPVDEDGLPVANRVEPGKRPRSSMAPTLVFDRTPDGGRGDIRMVVGSPGGSVIIQFVVKTLVNTLDWGLDPQQAVSAVSFGAANTPVTGVGGEHPAIDGADDGANDPLVQQLRDMGHEVSVAPQSSGLSALLRQGEGWVGGADPRREGAVMGDTGGQ